One genomic segment of Natrialbaceae archaeon AArc-T1-2 includes these proteins:
- a CDS encoding deoxyribonuclease IV, with protein MNVGAHVSISGSRVSSDTETPPYDDIRNAVCRQVAFGGNCGQIFTTSPQVWAQPEISEEAALGFREETAVKLEGPWVIHSSYLVNLCTPKDDLRAKSLSSLQAELDAAEKLGIPYVNTHLGAHTGAGVEGGLDNAASAVDELDVPESVTILIESDAGSGTKLGGEFAHLAEIIDRTDTEIGVCIDTAHTLVAGNDLTTPEAVDETVSRFDDIVGLEHLEYIHLNDSKHDVGTHKDEHAHLGEGYIGEDGMAAIINHPDLRDLPFALETPTEDGRGFAWNIQKAKELREEGQD; from the coding sequence ATGAACGTCGGCGCACACGTTTCGATCTCTGGCTCGAGAGTCTCCTCCGATACGGAGACGCCGCCGTACGACGACATCCGAAACGCCGTCTGTCGCCAGGTCGCCTTCGGCGGCAACTGCGGACAGATATTCACCACCTCGCCGCAGGTCTGGGCTCAGCCCGAGATCTCCGAGGAGGCCGCCCTGGGCTTTCGCGAGGAGACGGCGGTGAAACTCGAGGGGCCGTGGGTGATCCACTCCTCGTACCTCGTGAACCTCTGTACGCCTAAAGACGACCTCCGGGCGAAGTCGCTGTCCTCGCTGCAGGCCGAACTCGACGCCGCCGAGAAACTCGGGATCCCCTACGTCAATACCCACCTCGGCGCGCACACCGGGGCAGGCGTCGAGGGCGGGCTGGACAACGCCGCGAGTGCGGTCGACGAGCTGGACGTGCCCGAGAGCGTGACGATCCTGATCGAGTCCGACGCGGGCAGCGGGACGAAACTCGGCGGCGAGTTCGCCCACCTCGCCGAGATCATCGACCGCACGGATACCGAGATCGGGGTCTGTATCGACACCGCCCACACGCTGGTCGCGGGCAACGACCTGACGACCCCGGAAGCGGTCGACGAGACCGTTTCCCGCTTCGACGACATCGTCGGCCTCGAGCATCTCGAGTACATCCACCTCAACGACTCGAAACACGACGTCGGCACGCACAAGGACGAACACGCCCACCTCGGCGAAGGCTACATCGGCGAGGACGGGATGGCCGCGATCATCAACCACCCCGACCTCCGGGACCTGCCCTTCGCCCTCGAGACGCCGACCGAGGATGGGCGCGGGTTCGCCTGGAACATACAGAAAGCGAAAGAGCTCCGCGAGGAAGGCCAAGACTGA
- a CDS encoding YkgJ family cysteine cluster protein → MSADTARRVEVYPGREVVVEFDPELTFECIDDCTWCCQHGVLLYDRDLLELAARANLAETTTEFRGEKFVRRESKDRDEHVAEDGKACAFLREDGLCRLHLEGEDDWKPTRCSVFPLGVWLEDGDLHVDVRDSAHDHCEGLGVSDRRVIDELEAFLPELLWDLENPDSDREL, encoded by the coding sequence GTGAGCGCAGACACCGCCCGCCGCGTCGAGGTCTATCCCGGCCGCGAGGTCGTCGTCGAGTTCGACCCCGAGCTCACCTTCGAGTGTATCGACGACTGCACGTGGTGTTGCCAGCACGGCGTCTTGCTGTACGACCGTGACTTGCTCGAACTCGCCGCGCGGGCGAACCTCGCCGAGACGACGACCGAGTTTCGCGGCGAGAAGTTCGTCAGACGGGAGTCGAAAGACCGTGACGAGCACGTCGCCGAGGACGGTAAGGCCTGTGCGTTTTTGCGCGAGGACGGACTCTGTCGGCTTCACCTCGAGGGCGAGGACGACTGGAAGCCCACCCGGTGTTCGGTCTTCCCGCTGGGGGTGTGGCTTGAGGACGGTGACCTCCACGTCGACGTTCGAGACTCCGCACACGACCACTGCGAGGGGTTGGGTGTGAGCGACCGGCGCGTGATCGACGAACTCGAGGCGTTCCTGCCGGAACTGCTGTGGGACCTCGAGAACCCGGACTCGGACCGGGAGCTGTGA
- a CDS encoding DUF7718 family protein: MAGVREREYTNKIAYPYTRIRVYFSKHRGQVRSFLVKLEYNMSENTALMEQWEEVARFDHNPHSVNGHDIRKEGLHMDIRDPDGTERRATGFPDVPVNQAPRWCEEYFKQNHHRITARYAKLAGIPKWNRPTRR, encoded by the coding sequence GTGGCCGGTGTGAGGGAGCGAGAGTATACAAACAAGATTGCATATCCCTATACCCGTATCCGAGTTTATTTCTCGAAACATCGAGGACAAGTACGATCTTTTCTGGTTAAGCTCGAGTACAATATGTCTGAAAATACGGCCTTAATGGAACAGTGGGAAGAAGTCGCTCGGTTCGACCACAACCCACACAGCGTGAACGGTCATGACATTCGAAAAGAAGGGTTACATATGGATATTCGAGACCCGGATGGGACCGAGCGCCGAGCAACCGGTTTTCCAGACGTTCCGGTAAATCAAGCTCCACGCTGGTGTGAAGAATACTTCAAGCAGAATCACCACCGGATCACGGCCCGCTACGCGAAGCTCGCCGGTATTCCAAAGTGGAACCGTCCTACTCGTCGATAA
- a CDS encoding SDR family NAD(P)-dependent oxidoreductase: MDGTTAVVTGGTGGIGRAVADAFVDAGATVAIGARDAEAVESVVADLEERTESDVATGLRADVRDEFDLERLMETASRFGPAGGIDVVVAAAGVYHGEAGATPIDEEAYSAFDDSWRTNARGVFTTIREALPHLTDDARVLVPTGTVARDGKSGYGSYAVSKAGAEAVARAFAADTDHVVGCLEPGQVATELTGGTGRDPESVAGLFVWAATDASAADLDGEIVGLRAWKTATR, from the coding sequence ATGGATGGGACAACAGCCGTCGTGACCGGCGGCACTGGCGGCATCGGGCGAGCGGTCGCCGACGCGTTCGTCGACGCGGGCGCGACCGTCGCGATCGGCGCGCGAGACGCCGAGGCGGTCGAGTCGGTCGTGGCCGACCTTGAGGAGCGCACAGAGAGCGATGTCGCCACTGGGCTCCGGGCGGACGTCCGCGACGAGTTCGACCTCGAGCGACTGATGGAGACGGCCTCGCGGTTCGGCCCTGCCGGCGGAATCGACGTCGTCGTCGCGGCCGCGGGCGTCTACCACGGCGAGGCAGGCGCGACACCGATCGACGAAGAGGCGTACTCGGCGTTCGACGACAGCTGGCGGACGAACGCCCGCGGCGTCTTCACGACGATTCGCGAGGCGCTGCCCCACCTCACCGACGACGCACGGGTACTCGTGCCGACGGGTACGGTCGCCCGCGATGGAAAATCGGGGTACGGCTCCTACGCCGTCTCGAAAGCCGGCGCGGAGGCCGTCGCTCGCGCCTTTGCCGCCGACACCGACCACGTCGTGGGCTGTCTCGAGCCCGGCCAGGTCGCGACCGAACTGACCGGCGGGACGGGTCGCGATCCGGAGTCGGTCGCGGGGCTGTTCGTCTGGGCAGCGACCGACGCGAGCGCGGCCGACCTCGACGGGGAGATCGTCGGCTTACGGGCGTGGAAAACGGCGACGCGATAG
- a CDS encoding phytoene desaturase family protein yields MKSLAGTSLLVIGGGIGGLSTACYLADSGADVHVIEKNEQLGGRASRLEVDGFRFDMGPSWYLMPDVFERFFGQFDRTPTDYYGLTHLDPHYRIFFKDGDEVDITPDLERTKRVFESYEPGAGEALERYLETSRENYEVGMEHFVYEDRERLRDFLDLDVARQARGLSLLGSMQGHVENYFEHPKLQQIMQYTLVFLGGSPTNTPALYNLMSHVDFNLGVWYPEGGLGGVIDGIVELGRELGVSYETDRPATAITGRAGGFKVETPDGPITADLVVSNADYAHTEQELLPPEKRGYDADYWESRTYAPSAFLLYLGVEGDLEELAHHTLVLPTDWQPHFDRIFEESAWPEDPAYYLCVPSKTDETVAPDGHSNLFVLVPIAPGLEDDPERREAFRDRILEDVARNTGVDLRDRIVLEERFCVEEFASRYNSFKGSALGMAHTLRQTAPFRPSHRSTEVDGLYFVGSYTTPGIGVPMCLISGEHTAEKVLADHGS; encoded by the coding sequence ATGAAATCGCTTGCCGGGACGTCGCTTCTCGTGATCGGCGGCGGCATTGGCGGCCTCTCGACGGCCTGCTACCTCGCTGACAGCGGCGCGGACGTCCACGTCATCGAGAAAAACGAGCAACTCGGCGGGCGAGCCTCGAGACTCGAGGTCGACGGCTTCCGGTTCGACATGGGGCCGTCGTGGTATCTCATGCCCGACGTTTTCGAACGGTTTTTCGGCCAGTTCGACCGGACGCCGACGGACTACTACGGGCTGACCCACCTCGATCCACACTACCGGATTTTCTTTAAAGATGGCGACGAGGTCGATATCACGCCCGACCTCGAGCGCACGAAACGGGTCTTCGAGTCCTACGAGCCGGGTGCCGGCGAGGCCCTGGAACGCTATCTCGAGACCTCGCGTGAGAACTACGAGGTCGGGATGGAACACTTCGTCTACGAGGACCGCGAGCGGCTGCGGGACTTCCTCGACCTCGACGTCGCCCGCCAGGCGCGGGGACTCTCACTCTTGGGCTCGATGCAGGGCCACGTCGAGAACTACTTCGAGCACCCGAAGCTCCAGCAGATCATGCAGTACACGCTGGTCTTTCTGGGTGGGTCGCCGACGAACACGCCGGCGCTGTACAACCTGATGAGCCACGTCGACTTCAACCTCGGCGTCTGGTACCCCGAGGGCGGACTCGGCGGCGTGATCGACGGCATCGTCGAGCTCGGTCGGGAACTCGGCGTCAGTTACGAGACCGATCGGCCGGCGACAGCGATCACGGGCCGTGCGGGCGGGTTCAAAGTCGAAACGCCCGACGGCCCGATCACCGCGGATCTGGTCGTCAGCAACGCCGACTACGCCCATACCGAACAGGAGCTGCTCCCGCCGGAGAAACGGGGCTACGACGCCGACTACTGGGAGTCACGCACCTACGCTCCCTCCGCGTTCCTGCTGTATCTCGGCGTCGAGGGCGACCTCGAGGAACTGGCTCATCACACCCTCGTGCTCCCGACCGACTGGCAGCCCCACTTCGATCGGATCTTCGAGGAGTCGGCCTGGCCCGAGGATCCCGCCTACTACCTGTGTGTCCCCTCGAAGACCGACGAGACGGTCGCCCCCGACGGTCACAGCAACCTGTTCGTCCTCGTCCCCATCGCGCCCGGCCTCGAGGACGACCCCGAGCGCCGCGAGGCGTTCCGGGACCGGATCCTCGAGGACGTCGCCAGGAACACGGGGGTCGACCTCCGGGACCGGATCGTCCTCGAGGAACGGTTTTGCGTCGAGGAGTTCGCCAGCCGCTACAACAGTTTCAAGGGATCTGCCCTGGGAATGGCACACACGCTCCGACAGACCGCCCCGTTCCGTCCCTCACACCGTTCGACGGAAGTCGACGGGTTGTACTTCGTCGGCTCCTACACCACCCCCGGCATCGGCGTCCCGATGTGTCTCATAAGTGGCGAACACACGGCCGAAAAGGTACTCGCAGATCACGGCTCATGA
- a CDS encoding prenyltransferase, producing the protein MTAPTTATASVREELSYLLTLSRPRFWLYLAGPVLVGVAYAAGSPADLLEPAAVALFVYFLLPANVFLYGVNDVYDREIDAENPKKEDREARYEGQRYVPVVVTLCALLGVALVAVVPPAAWPWLAVFLLLGAAYSVPPARFKTTPLLDSVSNGLYVAPGVAAYAAVAGSQPPVLAVVGGWLWAMAMHTFSAIPDVDPDRRAGIRTTATVLGERRAYAYCALAWLAAAGAFAALDPRLGALLLFYPAIAVAIATASVPVDRAYWWFPAINVVVGALLTMGGLWRVFYG; encoded by the coding sequence ATGACGGCACCCACGACCGCGACAGCGAGCGTGCGCGAGGAGCTGTCGTACCTGCTCACGCTCTCGCGACCCCGGTTCTGGCTCTACCTCGCCGGCCCGGTGCTCGTGGGCGTCGCCTACGCCGCCGGCTCGCCCGCCGACCTCCTCGAGCCGGCTGCCGTCGCGCTCTTTGTGTACTTCCTCCTCCCGGCGAACGTCTTCCTCTACGGCGTCAACGACGTCTACGACCGCGAGATCGACGCAGAGAACCCGAAGAAAGAAGACAGGGAGGCCCGCTACGAGGGCCAGCGGTACGTCCCGGTCGTCGTGACGCTGTGTGCCCTGCTCGGGGTCGCCCTCGTCGCGGTCGTCCCGCCGGCGGCCTGGCCCTGGCTCGCCGTCTTCCTGCTCCTCGGGGCGGCCTACAGCGTGCCGCCCGCACGGTTCAAGACGACGCCGCTTCTGGATTCGGTCTCGAACGGGCTCTACGTCGCCCCCGGCGTGGCCGCCTACGCCGCCGTCGCGGGGAGCCAGCCGCCCGTCCTTGCGGTCGTCGGCGGCTGGCTGTGGGCGATGGCGATGCACACCTTCTCGGCGATCCCCGACGTTGACCCGGACCGACGGGCGGGAATCCGGACCACCGCGACGGTCCTCGGGGAGCGGCGGGCCTACGCTTACTGTGCCCTCGCCTGGCTCGCCGCCGCGGGGGCATTCGCCGCGCTCGATCCGCGGCTCGGAGCGCTCCTGCTGTTTTACCCCGCAATCGCCGTCGCCATCGCGACCGCGAGTGTCCCCGTCGACCGGGCGTACTGGTGGTTCCCCGCGATCAACGTCGTCGTCGGCGCGCTGTTGACGATGGGCGGGCTCTGGAGGGTGTTCTATGGATAA
- the cruF gene encoding bisanhydrobacterioruberin hydratase produces the protein MDNPTRTADEPTRARLQRRLEETIRNNRFTIAVIFPVVGAVTLVASAEGLLPSPLAYNPLLILFGTLVMRSPLLVGLLPRIGPWALGCLGVLAAYTYAIEVVGVRTDWPYGAFEYTIQLGPMLFGEVPLALPLFFVPLVLNAYLLTLLVLGDWSERLFLRVPVAIAAVVAIDVVLDPAAVAVGFWTFESGGFYGVPLSNYAGWVLSGTVAVLLVDLAFDRPGLLERVRSCEFVLDDLVSFVLLWGSINVLYGNWIAAAVASALCLGLFSTDRYDVDVLLSALPGRIER, from the coding sequence ATGGATAACCCGACCCGAACCGCGGACGAGCCGACGCGGGCGCGACTCCAGCGACGTCTCGAGGAGACGATCCGGAACAATCGCTTCACCATTGCTGTTATCTTCCCCGTCGTGGGCGCGGTGACGCTGGTCGCGAGCGCCGAGGGACTGCTGCCGTCACCGCTCGCGTACAACCCGCTTTTGATCCTGTTCGGGACGCTGGTGATGCGCTCGCCACTTCTCGTGGGGCTGTTGCCCCGGATCGGTCCGTGGGCGCTCGGCTGCCTCGGCGTGTTGGCCGCCTACACCTACGCGATCGAGGTCGTCGGCGTTCGGACCGACTGGCCCTACGGTGCGTTCGAGTACACGATCCAGCTGGGACCGATGCTGTTCGGCGAGGTACCGCTCGCGTTGCCGTTGTTTTTCGTTCCGCTGGTGCTGAACGCCTACCTGCTCACCCTGCTAGTGCTCGGCGACTGGAGCGAGCGCCTGTTCCTGCGAGTGCCGGTCGCGATTGCGGCCGTCGTCGCCATCGACGTCGTGCTCGATCCCGCGGCCGTCGCCGTCGGGTTCTGGACGTTCGAATCGGGCGGCTTCTACGGCGTCCCCCTCTCGAACTACGCCGGCTGGGTGCTCTCGGGGACCGTGGCCGTTCTCCTCGTCGACCTCGCGTTCGATCGACCGGGGCTGCTCGAGCGCGTCCGCTCGTGTGAGTTCGTGCTCGACGACCTGGTGAGTTTCGTCCTGTTGTGGGGGTCGATCAACGTCCTTTACGGCAACTGGATCGCCGCGGCGGTCGCGAGCGCGCTCTGTCTCGGGCTGTTCTCGACGGATCGGTACGACGTCGACGTGCTCCTGTCGGCGCTGCCGGGGCGGATCGAGCGGTGA
- a CDS encoding phytoene/squalene synthase family protein, translating to MQQEHIAAGKEIQKRTGKTFYLATRFLPRRVRHATHVLYGFFRIADEVVDDAAGVPPAEQAARLERLRAEALGEVEPTDPVLVAVQELAKRYDIAEEVDAFVDAMKTDIHTSRYESYVDLEEYMRGSAAAVGVMVTAIMEPDDVETALPHAIALGEAFQLTNFLRDVREDVVERDRIYIPQETLQAHGVSPEQVERLETSAGFRRAIAEELKRTEELYREGVAGIRYLPEDCQLPVLLAAVLYAEHHRLIRAQGYDVLTEEPSLSTPRKLWCLAKTRWHWHWNRDPEAVFRRVSAIPTLEADRSGSGHGEGVPTR from the coding sequence ATGCAACAGGAACACATCGCCGCCGGCAAGGAGATCCAGAAACGAACCGGGAAGACGTTCTACCTCGCGACCCGGTTTCTCCCCCGACGCGTCCGACACGCGACACACGTTCTCTACGGCTTCTTTCGCATCGCCGACGAGGTCGTCGACGACGCCGCCGGCGTCCCGCCCGCGGAACAGGCCGCCCGCCTCGAGCGCCTCCGCGCCGAAGCACTCGGCGAGGTCGAGCCCACCGATCCGGTCCTCGTCGCCGTTCAGGAACTCGCGAAGCGGTACGACATCGCCGAGGAGGTCGACGCCTTCGTCGACGCGATGAAGACCGACATCCACACGAGCCGCTACGAGAGCTACGTCGACCTCGAGGAATACATGCGGGGCTCGGCGGCCGCCGTCGGCGTGATGGTGACCGCGATCATGGAGCCCGACGACGTCGAGACCGCCCTGCCCCACGCGATCGCACTCGGTGAGGCCTTCCAGCTGACGAACTTTCTGCGGGACGTCCGCGAGGACGTCGTCGAGCGCGATCGGATCTACATTCCACAGGAGACGCTGCAGGCCCACGGCGTCTCGCCCGAACAGGTAGAACGCCTCGAGACGAGCGCGGGCTTCAGACGAGCCATCGCCGAGGAGCTGAAACGGACCGAAGAGCTCTACCGCGAGGGCGTCGCCGGCATCCGGTACCTGCCCGAGGACTGCCAGCTACCAGTGCTGCTGGCGGCCGTCCTCTACGCCGAACACCACCGCCTCATTCGAGCGCAGGGGTACGACGTCCTCACCGAGGAGCCGTCGCTGTCGACGCCCCGGAAACTGTGGTGTCTCGCGAAGACCCGCTGGCACTGGCACTGGAACCGCGACCCCGAGGCGGTGTTTCGGCGCGTCTCGGCGATTCCGACCCTCGAGGCCGACCGGTCCGGATCGGGCCACGGCGAGGGGGTTCCGACCCGGTAG
- the proS gene encoding proline--tRNA ligase has translation MSDESQELGITESKSHRPGEWYAEVVQKAGLADYAPMGGFIVTKPRGYALWEAIQDALDGWFKQTGVQNAYFPMFIPESFLEREKDIVEGFDPEVAWVTQGGHDELEERLAVRPTSESIIAPFMADWTRSHRDLPLRLNQWCSVVRWEATETKPFFRTKEFMWQEGHTAHATDEGAWEEVWTRLDQYERVYEDVLAIPVLRGKKPEHDKFPGANTTTTVEALMPDGKSVQGATSHHLGQSFAEAFEITYVDEDENEQTAYTTSWGLSWRALGALIMTHADDQGLVLPPTVAPTQVVVVPIWQADTKDEVLEYAEGIEADLTDAGVRVELDDRDERNPGFKFNEHELNGVPLRIEVGPNEVTDEEVTLVHRPDNENVVADRTGLAETVDEQLETVYEKLYEAAEQTLEENVRTADSAEEIMGTIGRYGGYVEVPWCGDQACEEAIKEKVAAEIVMQPLADDGGASEGTPKTPEDDDATCTVCDEPADEIAYFAKTY, from the coding sequence ATGAGCGACGAGAGTCAGGAACTCGGCATCACCGAGTCGAAGTCACATCGACCCGGCGAGTGGTACGCCGAAGTCGTCCAGAAGGCCGGACTTGCGGATTACGCCCCGATGGGTGGCTTCATCGTCACGAAACCCCGTGGGTACGCGCTGTGGGAGGCGATTCAGGACGCCTTAGACGGCTGGTTCAAGCAGACGGGCGTCCAGAACGCCTACTTCCCGATGTTCATCCCCGAGTCGTTCCTCGAGCGGGAGAAAGACATCGTCGAGGGCTTCGACCCCGAGGTCGCGTGGGTGACCCAGGGCGGTCACGACGAACTCGAGGAACGTCTCGCGGTGCGGCCGACGAGCGAGTCGATCATCGCCCCGTTCATGGCCGACTGGACCCGCAGCCACCGTGACCTGCCCCTGCGGCTCAACCAGTGGTGTTCGGTCGTTCGGTGGGAAGCGACGGAGACGAAACCGTTCTTCCGGACGAAGGAGTTCATGTGGCAGGAAGGCCACACCGCCCACGCGACCGACGAGGGTGCCTGGGAGGAGGTCTGGACCCGGCTGGACCAGTACGAACGCGTCTACGAGGACGTGCTCGCGATCCCGGTGCTGCGCGGGAAGAAACCCGAACACGACAAGTTCCCCGGCGCGAACACGACGACGACCGTCGAGGCGTTGATGCCCGACGGCAAGTCCGTCCAGGGCGCAACCAGCCACCACCTCGGTCAGAGCTTCGCCGAGGCGTTCGAGATCACCTACGTCGACGAGGACGAGAACGAACAGACGGCCTACACGACCTCGTGGGGGCTGTCCTGGCGGGCACTCGGCGCACTCATCATGACTCACGCCGACGATCAGGGACTCGTGCTTCCCCCGACAGTCGCACCGACCCAGGTCGTCGTCGTTCCCATCTGGCAGGCAGACACGAAAGACGAGGTCCTCGAGTACGCCGAGGGGATCGAAGCGGATCTCACAGACGCCGGCGTCCGGGTCGAACTCGACGACCGCGACGAGCGCAATCCTGGGTTCAAGTTCAACGAACACGAGTTGAACGGCGTTCCCCTCCGGATCGAGGTCGGCCCCAACGAGGTCACGGACGAGGAGGTCACGCTCGTCCACCGCCCCGACAACGAAAACGTCGTCGCCGATCGGACGGGACTGGCCGAGACGGTCGACGAACAGCTCGAGACCGTCTACGAGAAACTCTACGAGGCGGCCGAACAGACCCTCGAAGAGAACGTCCGGACGGCAGACAGCGCCGAGGAGATCATGGGTACGATCGGGCGATACGGCGGCTACGTCGAGGTGCCGTGGTGTGGCGATCAGGCCTGTGAGGAAGCGATCAAAGAGAAAGTCGCCGCCGAGATCGTCATGCAACCGCTCGCAGACGACGGCGGGGCGTCTGAAGGAACGCCGAAAACGCCCGAAGACGACGATGCGACGTGTACCGTCTGTGACGAGCCGGCGGACGAAATCGCGTACTTCGCCAAGACCTACTAG
- a CDS encoding ribonucleotide-diphosphate reductase subunit beta encodes MTDDATDALDRAGESATRYTRVAIDRRWNPATIDLERDAEAVAELDRIEFTRLRGLLAQFGAGEQAVTEDLAPLAVVVEEPADQRFVATQLYDEAVHAEFFDRYWERVIRPAERTRGLGESDPTDDRWHAPAYRELFDRTERAMTRLLERDGPETRARAYCHYHLTVEGTLALTAYDWIRERYGGETAGVPALSGLLEGVENVRRDEGRHVGFGCLCVRDLLESGAVEPGLVRQALADLLEPVEATIAEMATDDARPALLERVEDAHEARLAQVGLDPQAR; translated from the coding sequence ATGACCGACGACGCCACTGACGCCCTCGACCGAGCCGGCGAGAGCGCAACGCGGTACACCCGGGTGGCGATCGACCGACGCTGGAACCCGGCGACGATCGACCTCGAGCGAGACGCCGAAGCCGTCGCCGAACTGGACCGAATCGAGTTTACGCGCCTGCGCGGGTTGCTCGCGCAGTTCGGCGCGGGTGAACAGGCGGTCACCGAGGACCTGGCACCGCTTGCGGTCGTCGTAGAAGAGCCAGCCGACCAGCGGTTCGTCGCGACCCAGCTGTACGACGAGGCGGTCCACGCCGAGTTCTTCGACCGCTACTGGGAGCGTGTGATCCGGCCCGCAGAACGCACTCGCGGACTCGGCGAGAGCGATCCGACCGACGACCGCTGGCACGCCCCAGCCTACCGGGAGCTGTTCGACCGGACCGAACGGGCGATGACACGCCTGCTCGAGCGCGACGGGCCCGAAACCCGTGCCCGAGCGTACTGTCACTACCACCTCACGGTCGAGGGCACGCTCGCGCTGACGGCCTACGACTGGATCAGGGAGCGATACGGCGGCGAGACGGCCGGCGTTCCCGCACTGTCGGGACTGCTCGAGGGCGTTGAAAACGTCCGTCGGGACGAGGGCCGTCACGTCGGCTTCGGCTGTCTGTGCGTCCGCGACCTGCTCGAGTCGGGTGCCGTCGAGCCCGGGCTGGTCCGTCAGGCGCTCGCCGACCTGCTCGAACCCGTCGAGGCGACGATCGCCGAGATGGCCACCGACGACGCTCGCCCGGCGCTGCTCGAACGCGTCGAAGACGCCCACGAGGCACGGCTCGCACAGGTCGGACTCGATCCACAGGCGAGGTGA
- a CDS encoding quinone oxidoreductase family protein, with protein MDAIRVSEYGGPEVLEAVDVPVPDPDPDEVRIDVRAVGVNFADVEKRRGNYPDGPEPPYRPGLEVAGVVTESGSDADPAIGDRVAALVSGGGYAETTVAPTDAVVPVPDALSFPEAAALPVQYLTAHNALFGWGGLENCDGEGGESERVLVTAAAGGVGTAAVQLAARAGVTVVGVASTDEKRALVRELGADHAVGYDDLPDAVAERVDGVDLALEGVGGRVFTDVIEVLSPGGRVVTYGMASGRVPTVATPRLFFENKSVIGYHLEEARSRTPERVFSAVPSLLAALEAGDVEIVVDETIPLADAGLAHDRLEGRESTGKVVLVP; from the coding sequence ATGGACGCCATTCGTGTCTCCGAGTACGGCGGCCCCGAGGTGCTCGAGGCCGTCGACGTCCCAGTTCCCGACCCCGATCCCGACGAGGTCCGGATCGACGTCCGCGCTGTCGGCGTCAACTTCGCCGACGTCGAGAAACGCCGCGGGAACTATCCGGACGGTCCCGAGCCGCCGTACCGGCCCGGCCTCGAGGTCGCCGGCGTCGTCACCGAATCGGGGTCGGACGCCGATCCGGCGATCGGCGATCGGGTCGCCGCACTGGTGTCGGGTGGCGGCTACGCCGAGACGACGGTCGCTCCCACAGACGCGGTCGTTCCGGTTCCCGACGCCCTGTCGTTTCCCGAGGCCGCCGCCCTCCCGGTGCAGTATCTCACGGCTCACAACGCGCTGTTCGGCTGGGGCGGCCTCGAGAACTGCGACGGCGAGGGTGGCGAGTCCGAACGCGTACTCGTCACCGCCGCAGCCGGCGGCGTCGGCACGGCCGCCGTCCAACTCGCCGCCCGGGCCGGTGTGACCGTCGTCGGCGTCGCGAGCACCGACGAGAAACGCGCCCTCGTCCGCGAGCTGGGTGCCGACCACGCCGTCGGCTACGACGACCTCCCCGATGCGGTCGCCGAACGCGTCGACGGCGTCGACCTAGCGCTCGAGGGAGTCGGCGGCCGGGTCTTCACCGACGTCATCGAGGTGCTTTCCCCCGGCGGCCGCGTCGTCACCTACGGGATGGCGAGCGGGCGCGTCCCCACCGTCGCGACGCCGCGGCTGTTCTTCGAAAACAAGTCGGTGATCGGCTACCACCTCGAGGAGGCCCGCTCTCGGACGCCCGAGCGGGTGTTTTCGGCCGTGCCGTCGCTGCTTGCAGCCCTCGAGGCCGGCGACGTCGAGATCGTCGTCGACGAGACGATTCCGCTTGCCGACGCCGGCCTGGCCCACGACCGACTCGAGGGCCGAGAGAGTACGGGAAAAGTCGTACTCGTGCCCTGA
- a CDS encoding 30S ribosomal protein S8e, which yields MQDQGRSTRKRTGGRLKHQRNRKKHELGRLPTETQVGEPRFRAVDVRGNEQKVRALATDVANVNDGGETVTTTINDVVENDANPNYVRRNIVTKGAVIDTDEGRARVTSRPGQTGQVNAVLLE from the coding sequence ATGCAAGACCAGGGACGCTCCACGCGCAAGCGAACGGGCGGTCGACTCAAGCACCAGCGCAACCGCAAGAAACACGAACTCGGCCGGCTCCCGACGGAGACACAGGTCGGCGAACCCCGCTTCCGGGCCGTCGACGTCCGCGGGAACGAACAGAAGGTTCGTGCACTCGCCACGGACGTCGCGAACGTCAACGACGGCGGCGAGACCGTGACGACGACGATCAACGACGTCGTCGAGAACGACGCCAACCCCAACTACGTTCGCCGGAACATCGTCACGAAAGGTGCCGTCATCGACACCGACGAGGGACGTGCTCGCGTCACCTCCCGACCCGGCCAGACCGGCCAGGTCAACGCGGTCTTGCTCGAGTGA